The DNA region TACGATTTCTAATAAATATTTGTGATTTTCCGAAAATTATCAGAAATAAAATTAATTTCCGAAAACTCTATTTTATTATTTTTTATAAAAAGTATTTAAAAAGAACTAAATGAAACATGTTACAATAAAAGATATAGCGAAAAAATTAAATGTTTCTATTTCTTCCGTATCTCGGGCTTTCAATGACAAATATGATATACGAAAAGAAACTAAAGAACTCATTTTAAAAACGGCAGAAGAAATGGGTTATTTTCCAAATCCGATAGCCAAAAAATTAAGCCAAAAAAAAACTTTTAACATTGGAGTGGTAGTCCCTGAATTTGTAAATGAATTTTATTCGGAAATTATTATCGCGATACAAGCGGTTTTTATATCAGAAGGATATCAAGTTTTGGTTATGCAGTCGGACGAAAATAAGGAACAGGAACTGACAAATGTCAAAACCTTGATTCAGAACATGATGGATGGTTTAATAATAGCACCAACAACTGACGGTGAAAATATGGATTATTATCTTAAGCAACAAAGTAATGGGTATCCTATTGTTTTTATGAACAGAGTAGGGAAATCACTTCCAGCTTCCAAAGTTGTTTTTGACAATCAAAAATGGAGTTTTTTTGTCACGGAACACCTTATATATCAAGGGCACAAAAAGATTTACCATTTGGCTGGTCATAAAAACTTATGTGTTTCTAATGAACGAATCAATGGGTTTATACGAGCATTAAAAAAGCACAAAATTTCAGAAGAAAATTATAAGATAATCGAAACAGGGTTATTATCTAATGAAGGAATAGCTACTGTTGAAGATTTGATCTATAATCATGATCTTCCAGATGCTTTATTCTGTGAAAATGACCTCGTGGCTATGGGGGCAATAAAAAAGCTGAAAGATAATGGCTACAGAGTTCCAGAAGACGTTGCTGTAATGGGCTTTACCGAAACCCGTATGGCGGAACTCGTAACTCCCCAGTTAAGTAGCGTTAGACAACCAACATATGACATGGGTAAAAAAGCTGCAGAGCTTCTTCTTAAACACATTGAAAATGAATCTTTGGAGCCGGAAACCATTATTATGAATGGAGAATTAAAAATTAGAGAATCCTCCGTTAAAAATACGGCTGATTCAAAGTAAATGAATATTCACTTTAGGTTATAGATTGCAAAATCAATTTGCATAAATATCAACCTTATTATTTAATATTAAAATATGTCATCACATTTAAAATCACACCCTCATCGTCGTTATAACATATTAACCGATGAGTGGGTTTTGGTGTCACCGCATAGAACCAAAAGACCATGGCAAGGAAAAACAGAAGATTCGAGCAAAAAGAAATTTATTGATTACGATAAAAAATGCTATCTCTGTCCAACTAATAGTAGAATGGGAGGTGATATTAATCCTGAATACAAAAACACCTATGTTTTTAAAAATGATTTTGGGGCTATTTTGGAAAATACACCACTCTTTGAGTTTAACGATGGTTTACTGAAAGCTGAAGGCGAAAAAGGAATTTGTAAAGTGATTTGCTTTTCCGCTAATCATTCGTTAACCATTCCTGATATGGAGCTAAATGATTTAGTTAAAGTAGTTGAAACTTGGCAGGATGAATTTATTGAACTAGGAAGCTCTTCTGAAATTAATTATGTTCAAATATTTGAAAACAAAGGTGCTATAATGGGATGTAGCAACCCGCATCCGCACGGCCAAATTTGGGCTCAATATTCTATTCCAACTGAGATTCAAAAAAAGACCAACTCACAAAAGGCGTATTTCCAGAAAAACGGAAATAGCTTGCTAGCCGATTATATAGCACAAGAATTGAAAGCGGGTGTGCGTATTGTTTCTCAAAATGAAAATTTTGTAACTTTAGTACCCTTTTGGGCGGTTTGGCCTTATGAGGCAATGATTGTACCCAAAAGGCAACGAACAAACATAATTGGGCTGACCCATAATGAAAAACTGGATTTTGCACAACAGTTAAAAGCATTGACCCAAAAATACGATGCCCTTTTTGACACCTCCTTTCCATATTCATCCGGGATACATCAAGCACCGACGGATAACAAAAATTATGATGAATGGCACTGGCACATGAGTTTTTACCCGCCATTGTTGAGATCTGCAACCGTAAAAAAATTTATGGTAGGTTACGAAATGTTTGCTATGCCGCAACGTGATATTACAGCTGAAATAGTAGCTAAAAAATTAAAATCATTATAAGATGAAAGAAAAAGAATCAAGTACAAACAATTGGGATTTAATTATAGATTCTCCAGGAAGAATCAATATTATCGGAGAACATACCGATTATAATAACGGTTTTGTATTGCCTACGGCAATTGATAAAAAAATTCAATTCAAATTCAATAAAAATGGTAGTCAAAACACCTGTAACATTCATAGTAATAATTTTGATGTAGGCTTTACTTTCGAACT from Aureibaculum sp. 2308TA14-22 includes:
- a CDS encoding LacI family DNA-binding transcriptional regulator — translated: MKHVTIKDIAKKLNVSISSVSRAFNDKYDIRKETKELILKTAEEMGYFPNPIAKKLSQKKTFNIGVVVPEFVNEFYSEIIIAIQAVFISEGYQVLVMQSDENKEQELTNVKTLIQNMMDGLIIAPTTDGENMDYYLKQQSNGYPIVFMNRVGKSLPASKVVFDNQKWSFFVTEHLIYQGHKKIYHLAGHKNLCVSNERINGFIRALKKHKISEENYKIIETGLLSNEGIATVEDLIYNHDLPDALFCENDLVAMGAIKKLKDNGYRVPEDVAVMGFTETRMAELVTPQLSSVRQPTYDMGKKAAELLLKHIENESLEPETIIMNGELKIRESSVKNTADSK
- a CDS encoding UDP-glucose--hexose-1-phosphate uridylyltransferase, with translation MSSHLKSHPHRRYNILTDEWVLVSPHRTKRPWQGKTEDSSKKKFIDYDKKCYLCPTNSRMGGDINPEYKNTYVFKNDFGAILENTPLFEFNDGLLKAEGEKGICKVICFSANHSLTIPDMELNDLVKVVETWQDEFIELGSSSEINYVQIFENKGAIMGCSNPHPHGQIWAQYSIPTEIQKKTNSQKAYFQKNGNSLLADYIAQELKAGVRIVSQNENFVTLVPFWAVWPYEAMIVPKRQRTNIIGLTHNEKLDFAQQLKALTQKYDALFDTSFPYSSGIHQAPTDNKNYDEWHWHMSFYPPLLRSATVKKFMVGYEMFAMPQRDITAEIVAKKLKSL